One genomic window of Cercospora beticola chromosome 5, complete sequence includes the following:
- a CDS encoding uncharacterized protein (antiSMASH:Cluster_11), translating to MADEEMADAPQAHSDTEESKPKSSTSRSGQDTKTAENAAAVRSIEGWIIIVTNVHEEASEEDIQDMFGEYGDIKNLHMNLDRRTGYVKVRKNKRTKWMWQGYVLIEYPTLDEAKAAIQDADGKELLEQKIGVDYAFVRPPPTKGSAPKGQRKGGRERSASPGARRRKDEDDED from the exons ATGGCCGACGAAGAAATGGCCGACGCGCCCCAGGCGCACTCCGATACCGAAGAGTCAAAGCCAAAGAGCAGCACCAGCCGATCGGGCCAAGACACCAAAACAGCAGAGAATGCGGCCGCCGTGCGCAGTATCGAGGGCTGGATCATCATCGTGACCAATGTGCACGAGGAAGCCTCGGAGGAAGATATTCAAGACATGTTTGGAGAGTACGGAGACATCAAGAACTTGCACATGAATCTGGACCGAAGGACAGGTTATGTCAAGGTAAGAAAGAACAAGAGGACGAAGTGGATGTGGCAG GGTTATGTGCTCATTGAGTACCCAACATTGGACGAGGCGAAAGCCGCAATTCAGGATGCGGATGGCAAGGAATTGCTGGAGCAGAAGATTGGTGTCGACTATGCCTTTGTCCGGCCCCCACCTACGAAGGGCTCTGCGCCAAAGGGACAGAGGAAAGGTGGGCGAGAGCGAAGCGCGAGTCCTGGAGCTCGGCGCAgaaaggacgaggacgacgaggattgA
- a CDS encoding uncharacterized protein (antiSMASH:Cluster_11) has protein sequence MAELARRRWEDRQRQQEVVENYCRVCMIVAPQLEEPLRTPTPAEFYSNIQIDDDSGDEQWSENIHPRERTTCLSYESTLVVVNALVEARCPELRDHFRMLRELDQELVDLVHAPLEENLSPNEDLEMLQNVFPDARQSPLRMEDMIAATPRLR, from the coding sequence ATGGCAGAACTTGCTCGAAGGCGCTGGGAAGACCGGCAGCGGCAACAAGAAGTTGTGGAGAATTATTGTCGCGTTTGCATGATCGTGGCGCCGCAGCTCGAAGAACCGTTGCGGACGCCAACTCCAGCCGAGTTCTATTCGAATATTCAGATCGACGACGACTCGGGCGATGAGCAGTGGTCGGAAAATATTCATCCCCGCGAGCGAACTACTTGTCTTTCCTATGAGAGCACTCTTGTCGTCGTCAATGCGCTCGTGGAAGCAAGATGCCCAGAACTGAGGGATCACTTCAGGATGCTGCGAGAACTGGATCAGGAGCTCGTCGATCTTGTTCACGCGCCGCTAGAAGAGAACTTGTCGCCAAATGAGGATCTCGAAATGCTGCAAAATGTCTTTCCAGATGCAAGACAAAGTCCGTTGCGTATGGAGGACATGATTGCGGCAACCCCACGGTTAAGGTGA
- a CDS encoding uncharacterized protein (antiSMASH:Cluster_11): MKFTTTAIFVASAAAVALPDQGTTAEKPGSNQISHAGPKLGLPEPIFSDRIGIPYQPRILSRDAFSFDFGLGGNDPLDGIPDFIKPSKRDALADALISVIGAGNGRNINARDALISVIGAGNGRLATRDLESVRRAIGAGAAAVLGGVVSGVVAPAVTTGINAASKAFRGGNKRAVDEVSYEEASAEFIDAVVKQIAANGVDDGTAGVCTSVEYTVSAPGSTRDANGVRFERDGKTTDYDCFLLAAGGKFSVNPADLATKGAVAVAGGSFDKDGVLTVA, translated from the exons ATGAagttcaccaccaccgccatcttcgtcgccagCGCCGCCGCTGTTGCCCTGCCGGATCAGGGTACCACCGCCGAGAAGCCTGGTTCCAACCAAATCAGCCACGCTGGACCCAAGCTTGGCCTGCCTGAACCAATCTTCTCTGACCGCATTGGCATCCCATACCAGCCACGCATTCTCTCTCGTGATGCTTTCAGCTTCGACTTTGGACTCGGCGGCAACGACCCACTCGACGGCATTCCAGACTTCATCAAGCCTTCCAAGCGCGATGCTCTTGCCGATGCTCTCATCTCCGTCATTGGAGCAGGCAATGGACGCAACATCAACGCGAGAGATGCTCTCATCTCTGTCATTGGAGCTGGCAATGGACGCCTCGCCACGAGGGATCTCGAGTCTGTGAGACGTGCTATCGGTGCCGGTGCCGCCGCTGTTCTCGGTGGTGTCGTCTCCGGTGTCGTCGCTCCCGCCGTCACCACGGGCATCAACGCCGCCAGCAAGGCTTTCCGCGGCGGCAACAAGCGCGCTGTTGACGAAGTCTCCTACGAGGAA GCTAGCGCTGAGTTCATCGACGCTGTCGTCAAGCAGATCGCAGCCAATGGCGTCGATGATGGTACCGCAGGTGTCTGCACTTCTGTCGAATACACCGTTTCCGCTCCAGGTTCCACTCGTGATGCCAACGGTGTCCGCTTCGAGCGCGATGGCAAGACCACCGACTACGactgcttcctcctcgctgctGGTGGCAAGTTCTCCGTCAACCCAGCTGATCTCGCTACCAAGGGCGCT GTGGCTGTTGCTGGCGGCAG
- a CDS encoding uncharacterized protein (antiSMASH:Cluster_11): protein MVAFKLLSLTALALGATAQVSFDASENSAQVVGLLQECDHATVASGEIAGRYRAGVDADYEALASANADLLAAWEAIGVAASSSGGFYTDAGAQAILEFITNKLGPNTLAADQIYVKKRAEYIKGPRPFIDYIGPGLIKLKVAVADAAAAVQQRTRAKDLTPLTLALLNIAQDYSNAQEVQQFGPRTPIYKGQCGCSSRPQGNGCYVPNKKGNCSLLNPLACFFL, encoded by the exons ATGGTCGCATTCAAGCTTCTCTCGCTCACTGCGCTTGCCCTCGGCGCTACTGCGCAAGTCTCGTTCGATGCGTCAGAGAACTCCGCTCAGGTTGTCGGACTTCTGCAGGAGTGTGACCACGCGACGGTTGCCTCTGGCGAGATTGCAGGCCGCTACAGAGCTGGCGTTGATGCCGATTACGAAGCCCTTGCCAGTGCGAATGCGGATCTTCTAGCTGCTTGGGAGGCGATCGGAgttgcagcaagcagcagtggCGGCTTCTATACCGATGCAGGAGCCCAGGCTATTCTGGAATTCATCACCAATAAGCTCGG ACCAAATACCCTCGCCGCCGATCAAATCTATGTCAAGAAAAGAGCGGAGTACATCAAAGGCCCACGCCCATTCATCGACTACATCGGCCCTGGTCTGATCAAGTTGAAAGTCGCCGTTGCggatgcagcagctgccgtCCAGCAGAGGACCCGCGCCAAAGACCTCACTCCGCTGACTTTGGCCTTGCTGAACATCGCCCAGGACTACTCGAATGCCCAAGAAGTCCAGCAGTTTGGACCACGAACTCCGATCTACAAGGGACAGTGTGGATGTTCTTCTCGCCCACAGGGAAATGGATGCTATGTGCCAAACAAGAAGGGTAACTGCAGCTTGCTGAACCCATTGGCTTGTTTCTTCTTGTAA